TTGGCTCGTCCGGCCGATATCCCGCATTTAGCCTGTGTTCAGGCCGGCCGTTTCCGTATGTGGAAGCCCTCAGTCAGACGCTTGGACTGGTGGTGCCCGTTATTTTTGAAAGCGGGGGAGGGATGTTTGACCCGATTTCGGCCCGGGTGGTCTGGCATCCGTCTTTCTCGGATGAACTCCGCGAGGAAGTGGAGGCGCTCGGTCGCTGGATGATAGCGCACTGCATCCCTGGCACTTCCCTGTTGTTCGATTTCGCGAAGCGCACCCAGCCCGGGATGATCAGTCCGGACCCCGCGGAAATCATCCGCTGGTTGCCCGTCGTAGAAGAACGCGTCGCACGTCACCACCCGCGGTTGACCGTTCACCACACCCGCGTTTCGATCGACGTGTTGCCCGAAGGGATCGGCAAACGAATCGGGATGGCCTGGATGGCCGAGCAGTTGAACGTTTCGCTCACGGACATCGCGTACATCGGCGATTCAGGAGGCGATATCGAGACGCTGGCCGCTGTTGGTACTTCATTTGCTCCAGAGAATGCCATCGACGCGGTGAAGTCCGTCGTTCAACGCATCACCGCACCGCGCATCGCCGGCGTCGTCGAGGCGTACGAGGCGTGCGTAACGCACAATGACAGGTTTGAAACGAAATAGGGCGTTTTTCCATCGCCTACTTGTCGTTTGGGCGTACATCGCCTAGATTTAGGTCGAGTATTAGATTTACTTCCTCTGCTAACTCCCTGCCCGCCTTAGGATTTTCCATGATGATCTGGACGACGATCCACCTGCTGATCCTGGTTACGACCGCGCTCTCCGGACGTTTTGTCGCGGACGATGAGTTCGCGGACGCCAAACGGCTCTACTACACCATCGCGCGGGACGAGATGCTGCATCACGCCCCGAACACGGCGCAGGCTTACCTCGCCCTGCCCTTCCGTGAGCCATTGGTGATGCTCGAACGCAATCCTACGTGGAGTAAGGTCCGCACACGCGGGGGCGAACAGGGGTACGTACCCACCGCGTCCATCTCGAATACCTGGATCCGGGTCTCGAAACAGAGGAAGGCTGTTTACGTGTATCGCGGGACCGAGCTTGTGCGCAAGTTGCCGGCCGACTTCGGGGCCAACGTCGTTTCGGACAAGATTCGACGTGGGAATGTGAGTTCGCCCGACGACTGGCGTACGCCGGAGGGTACCTTTTTCGTAGTATCCAAAAATCCGAACAGTAAGTTTTACAAGGCCTTTGTGCTCAACTACCCGAATGCGGAGGACGCCGAGCGGGGGTACCGGGATGGGCTGATTTCGAAGGAACAGCGCGATGCCATCCACCGCGCCGAGCAACGCGGGGATGTTCCACCCATGGATACCCAGCTCGGCGGTTGGATCGAGATCCATGGGAGCGGGACCGGAGGTGGTACAAATTGGACGCAAGGCTGTATTGCGATCCGTAATGAGCAGATGGATGAGTTGTGGGCGCTCGTACACGAAGGGACGCCCGTGATTACCGAGTATTGAGTCCCGACACAAATCCCTCGTCCAGAACCTGGCGTATGGATCCTGGTGTCGAGGTGAATCTTAGCATGCCCCATCCGCGTACCTGATAGCAGATTCATTCAGCTGACTGGAACGCTCATGAAAGGTATGCGGCATTGGTTTTTTGTGGCCCTGACGGCGCTTGGCGCCCTGGGATTTCGGGCACCGGTGCAGGCCCAGCCATCTACCCCCGCCATTTTCTCCGAGGCCCTGGGTTCAGGGCCGGCGTTTGTGGTACCAGTGGAGGAGATGATCGATAGCGCGCTGGCGAATTATATCGCGCGTGCAACGGCAGAAGCTGAAGCGGCAGACGCATCCGTGATCGTCTACCATATCGATACCTTCGGAGGGTTGGTGGATGCGGCGGACAAGATCCGCAAGACGATCCTGGAGACTTCGGTTCCGACGGTCGCGTATATCGACAAAAATGCGGCGTCGGCCGGCGCGCTGATTTCGTATGCGGCAGACCGGATCGTGATGGCTCCTGGCGCGTCCATCGGCGCGGCGACGGTGGTTGAAGGGGGCACGGGGGCCGTGGCGGCGGAGAAATACCAGAGTTATATGCGCGGGTTGATGCGTGCGACCGCTGAGGCCAACGGCCGCGATCCACGGATCGCAGAAGCCATGGTGGATGACTCGCTGGCTATCGAGGGGATCTCCAAGGCCGGCGAATTACTCACCCTCTCGTCCAATGAAGCCCTGCAGTTTGGCGTGGCGGATGCGGTGGTGGAGAACCTGGACACTGTCCTGGCGGCACTCGGGGTAGAAGCGGAGCGGACGGTGAACCACCATGCCTCGCGGACAGAGCGCGTGCTCCGATTCCTGGGGTCGCCGGTATTGCAGTCGCTTCTGATGTTGATGATGATGGGCGGATTGTACTTCGAGTTGCAATCGCCCGGTATCGGGTTTGCCGGGCTGGCGGCCGCCGTCGGTGCGGCGCTGTTTTTTGCGCCGAGTTACATGCTGGGCCTCGTCGAGAGCTGGGAGATCGTCCTGTTTGGCATCGGGGTAGTGCTGTTGGTGGCGGAGATCTTTGTCCTACCCGGCTTCGGAGTGGCCGGGATCGCCGGCCTCATTCTGGTGGTGGGTTCGTTGTTTGCGGCGCTTGTAGGCAATGTCGGCTTTTCTTTCCCGGATGCGACGTCGCTCACGTCCGCCATCGCGACTATGGCCGTGACGATGGTGCTTCTGGTGGTGTTGATTTTTTCGGTCGGTCGATTCCTCCCACAGTCTCAACGGTTCAACAGGCTTGTGCTTGCCCCAGAGCTCTCCAGCGCCGATGGCTATACATCGGCCGATACCCATGAAGAGTGGCTCGGGGCCACGGGGCGCGCGCTCACGCCGCTGCGTCCATCGGGCATGATTGAGCTTTTGGTTGGAGAGCAGACCCGACGTGTGGATGTTGTGACTTCGGGCGAGTACATTCTAGCCGGCAGCGCCGTGCGCGTGGTCAGTGTGCGTGGCAGCCGCGTCGAGGTACAGCAGGTCGCGGCGGTCGGCGATGGCCGTGAAACATCCCGTGCGTAGCCCGTACACACCCCCCGACCTCCACACGCGCCACCAAATCCGAACCCCATTGGAATTCCTGATCCCCATAGCTCTGGTCGCCATTGGCATCAGCCTGATCCTGGTTGAGGTCTACCTGGTGCCAGGCTTTAATGTGGTTGGAATCATCGGGATGTTGTTCATTCTCTTTGCGGTTGGCCATACGTTCGTCGAATATGGGATCGGTGGGGGCGCGGTTGCTTTTGTGGGCTCCTCGGTTGTGATCGGAGGGTTATTTTATTGGCTATGGCAGACGGGCGCGTGGGATCGGTTTATTCTGGCGACGAGCCTGCGTCGGGATGATCAGCTGATCGCGCGGGAAAGCGAGGACCGGTCGCGGGTGCTCGGGCAGAAGGGTGTGGCGGTTACGCCACTTCGCCCCACGGGCATCGTCGAGATCGACGGCCGGCGTATCGAAGTGCGGACCGAAGGAGAGTTTATCGCGGCGGGGAGCGAGGTGCGCGTGGTGGCGATGGATCGCCGACAGTATTTTGTGCGGCTGGCCAATGCGCTTTCTGAAAGTAATCTACCCTGATACGTCGATTGAGGCGAAGGCAACCTTCAGCCCGTCCGAGGGTCTTCTAGGTGTCCCACGTGCACTGTGTTGCCTTCGAGGCCTTCGTATATCCATGAAGTATCTCCCGGTACGTACCCCTCTGGTGGTGTTGATCGCGCTGTTCCTGTACGCCGGCTGTACGACGGACTCCGGCATCGAGTATGGCCCGCCCGCAGGCTGGGAGGGCGTCGGTGAACGCTGGTGGCTGGCCGGCCAGGATACGAGCGGGTTCTATCCGAGGATGGAAACGCTCGACGACATGGCGTTGACCGACGAGGATGTGGTTTTCCTGGCGCCTGGCGAGATGGCGGCGCTGCGCCGCAACGACCGGTCGCAGTTCGAGCGGGCCGTGAAGCGCAGCCTGATCCGGCTGTTTCGCAACGAACCCGTGATTGTCGACTCGCTCTTCGAGGCCGAAATCAAGCCGATGTTGCCCGGAGTGACGTTTACGAACGACCCGGTGCAGGACGTGGAGACGTTTAAGCGTAGGGCATACAAACACCTCGCCCGGTTCTTCCGCGAACCCCGCGCCCGTCTCGAGCTGGGCACCGACGTCCCAGTGGTGTATCCGGATAGTCTGCGCGAACAGGGAATAGGAGGTGCCGTCGTGCTCCAGGTGCGGCTAGACGCCGAGGGGACGCCGTTCTCCGTGGAGTTGATCGAAGGGGTTCACCCCGTGCTCGACCAGATCGCGATGGAGGCGACGACACGCATGCGATGGCTGCCGGCGTATCTCATGGTGAAGAAGGACTGGCAACCCGTGCCGGCCTGGGCGCGCTTTCGCATCTCCTTCAGTAACTCTACCTCGGAAGGCTGAACCCCTCCGCTCACCCGATGAGCATGCCGGCGATGGTGGCCGTCATCCACGACGCCAGCGCGCCTCCGATGACCGCCTGAATGCCCAGCTTCGCCACATCGCTACGGCGCTCCGGTGCAATGCCCCCGATGCCGCCTATCTGGATGGCGATCGACGAGAAGTTGGCGAATCCGCAGAGCGCGTAGGCGGCAATGATCGTTGTACGCTCGCTCAAGACAGCTTTCAGGTTGCCGAGGGACAGGTAGGCGATAAACTCGTTCACCGCGATTTTTTCACCCAGCAACGAACCAAAGAGCAGCACTTCATTAGTCGGCACACCCATCGCCCAGGCGATAGGGGCAAAGATAAACGCAAAGATCGACTGGAGGGACAGCGCCGTGAAGCGGTCGTTGGTCCATGAAGCGATGACCGCGTTCAGATCGTAGGCCTCCCACCCGAATAGAACCGGCCGGCCAGCCAGGCCCAATAGGTAGTTTAGCATCGCGAGGAGCGCGATAAAGGCCAACAGCATGGCCGCGACGTTGAGCGCCAGCTTGAGGCCTTCCGCTGCGCCGTCGGCCGTGGCTTCGAGGACGTTGGAGCCCTGGACGGGCACTTCCATCTCTATGTGTCCTGTCGTGGAGGGTGCTTCGGTTTCAGGCACCATGATTTTGGCCATCACAATGGCTGCCGGCGCGCTCATGATCGAAGCCGAGAGGAGGTGCCCCGCGAAAAAAGCCTGCTGGGCGGGGTCATCTCCCCCCAGAAACAGGATGTAGGAGGCCAGCACGCCGCCGGCGATCGTGGCCATCCCCCCGGTCATGAGTGTCATGAGCTCGCTCCGCGTCATGGCCTGTATGTAGGGGCGAATGACCAGTGGGGCTTCCGTCTGACCGATAAACACGTTCGCAGCGGTCGCCAGCGACTCGGCGCCGGAGATCTTCATCGTCCGTGCCATAAAGACGCCGATACCGCGCACGACGGGTTGGACGAGTTTTAGATAATACAACATGCCCATCAGCGCGCCGAAGAAGATGATCGTGGGCAGCACTTGAAACGCGAAGATGTAGCCAATGGAGCCGTCCTGGCCCGGAGCGATGCCGAGCGGGCCGAAGATGAAGCGCGAGCCTTCAGACGTGAAACTGAGGACGCGCGCGAAGACGCTTCCGACGAATTCGAATAACGCTCGGCCGGGGGCTGTTTTCAGCACCACGAGCGCAAATCCGAGTTGGAGCAAGATGCCTACCCCGACCAGACGCCAGTTTACTTGCCGGCGATTCGACGAGCAGGCGTACGCGATGCCGACAAGTACCGCGATTCCAAACAAACCGCGGAGGACAAAAACGAGCGTGGTCATGGGGCCGAGGGTAGGGTGATCGCTGAAGCCGGCCCAAGATAGGATTTCCCGAGATAAAGTGAAGCGGAACGCAGACAGGCCGAAGAGATCTCCAGCTCTTTTAGCGAGGCCACTGGTTGTCCGAACGATCTACATCTGGCAGGAGGTGGTCCGGATCGATGTGGACCGAGCGGAGCTCGGCGGCTCGGGCGACGACAACGATGTAGTCCTGTTGCGCATACCCGTCGACGGAGAGACGCATCGTTTCGGAGGTGCCGTCCACATATTCGAAGCGAACATCGATAGGGAGGAGGACGCCGTTCGGTTGGTGGATGGCGAAGGTGGGCGGGCTTTGCCGGCCGGCGGCCTCGGTGGGTTCGAGGGAGGGGTTGAACGCGGCTGAACCGTAGAACCAGCCCCGCCAGAACCAGGTGAGGTCCTCTCCCGTGGCGTCCTCGATCGTCCGGAAGAAGTCGGCCGGCTGGGGATGGCGGTAGGCCCAGCGCGCGATGTAGGTGCGAAACGCGGCGTCGAAGCGGTCCGGCCCGAGGATGTATTCCCGGAGGAGCAACAGACCGAAGGCCGGCTTGCGGTAGGACAGGAAGCCGACCGCTTCGCGCTGGATGTGGTCGGCGGGCATCATGGAAGGTTGGGCGGCGAGGGGGGCGCGCATCTGGTCGGCGACGTACTCCGGCGACGCCCAGGCGAGGCGTTCGGCGGCGTCGCCGTACATGGCGCGGTTGGTGAAGTAGGTGATGAACGTCGCGAAGCCTTCGTCCATCCAGCCGTAGCGGCGTTCGTCGGAGCCGACGAGCATGGGAAACCAGGTGTGGGCGATCTCGTGGTCGGTGACGCCGTAGAGCTCCTGTCCGCGGTCGTCGAGGGCGCAGAAGATCACCATCGGATATTCCATGCCGCGGACGCGGCCGGCGACAGTGATGGCCGTCGGGTAAGGGTAGGGATGCCAGGTCTCAGCGTGGTGCTTGAGCGCGTGGCGGAGGTAGTCGGTGGCGCGTTCCCAGCCGGGGGCGCGGGTGGTGCCCAGGCCTTCTCGGGGATAGGCGGAGAGGAGGAGGATGCCGTTGTAGCTGGCGGCGTCGAGGATAAAAGCCGGCGACGCCGCCCAGGCGAAGTCGCGTACGTTCGAGGCCAGGAAGCGCCAGGTGAGGAGGCCTTCGCCTCCGGGGCGGCTTTCCCGCCGACCCACCTCGCCGGGTTCGACGATCGCAATCGTTTCGTCGCTCGTCATGGCTCGTTCGAGGCGCCGGCGCTGTTCATCCGTGTAGACCTCTTCCGGGTTGGCCAACTCGCCGGTGGCGACAACAAGGAAGTCGCTCGGGGCTGTCAGCGACACGTCGAAATCGCCGTATTCCAGGTAGAATTCTCCCTGGCCCAGGTACGGCATGGCGTTCCATCCCTCCACGTCGTCGTAGACGGCCATGCGGGGGTACCATTGGGCGATCTGGTAGAGGGGGCCTTGTTCGACATCGAGCCGTCCCATGCGGTCGGCTCCGTGTTCGGGGACTACGAAGGCGAAATCCATGGATACCTCCGCGACCGCGCCGCCCGGGAGCAGGGGGGTCTGGAGAGGGATGCGGAGGCGGGTGTCATCGATTTCCGGTTCGATGGCCGCGAGTTCGCCGTTGATCGAGACCGTGACGGCGTCGACGGTCATCCCGCCGCCCTCGAAGGCCCCGCGCCATCGGGAGTCCGCCCCGTGCAGTCGCGCGCCCCGGCTGTTCGGGGCGAAGAGATTCTGGTCGAGGTGGAGCCAGAGATAGTCGAGCGCGTGGGGGCTGTTGTTGGTGTAGAGGATGGTGACGGTCCCCTCGATGCGATGAGTGACAGGGTCGAGCACGGCCTCGATCCGGTAGTCGGCCCGCTGTTGCCAGTAGTGTTCGCCGGGCGCGCCCGAGGCCGAGCGGTAGGCGGTCGGCGCCGGCACGGGGAGGGCGTCGAATGCCGCGTTCTGGGCGCCCGCCGGGCCGGCGAGAAGCAGGAGCAGGCTGGCGAGGCGGAGGCGATTCGTCATGGGTGGGATCGGCGATAGGGATGCAGGAAACGCGATGCAGGATGCTCACCTTCAAATCATCTACAATGATCCGCGCGCATTGAACCTTGCACGTTTTTCGGTATCTTGCAGTCCCTTCGCTTTAACCATTTGTGGTCACCGATTCATGCGGCAATTTCGATTGGAATTCGACGCCGAGGCAACGCCGGCGCCGTCGATCCAGGCAGACCAGATTCTCCAGGGACTCAACGAGCGGCAGCAGGAAGCGGTTCGGGCGACGGACGGGCCGGTGATGATCGTGGCCGGCCCGGGGTCGGGGAAGACCCGCACGCTCACGCACCGCATCGCCTATCTGCTCGCCCTCAACAAGGCGCGGCCCTATCAGATCCTCTCGCTCACGTTCACCAACAAGGCGGCGCGGGAGATGAAAGATCGGGTGGAGAAGCTTGTAGGCCCCGAGTTGGCCGGCGGGATGTGGATGGGGACGTTCCACTCGATCTTCGCGCGCATGATGCGGGTAGAGGCCGAGGCGCTGGGGTATACGCGGGACTTCTCGATCTACGACACCGAGGACGCCGAACGGATCATCCGGGAGCTGATGGGTTCGCTGAACATGGACACGCGCCAGTTCAGCCCGCGCTCGATGTTGTTCTTGATCTCGAGCGCCAAGAACCATATGGTCAGCCCCGAGGAGTACCAGCGGCTGGCGGCGACGGCGCAGCAGGACCTCGCCGCGCGCATCTACAAACCCTATGTCGAGACGCTGAAGCGGGCAAACGCCATGGACTTCGACGATCTCCTGATCAAACCCATCGAGCTGTTTCGGCTCCGGGCGGACATTCTGGAGAAGTACCAGAACCGGTGGACGTATATCCACATCGATGAGTATCAGGATACGAACCGCGCCCAGTACCTGCTGACGAAAACCCTGGCGGATCGGCATCGGAATATCTGCGTCGTTGGCGACGACGCGCAGAGTATCTACGCGTTTCGTGGGGCGGACATCGGCAATATCCTATCGTTTCAGCGCGACTATCCGAACGCGTCCACCATCCGGCTCGAACAGAGTTACCGCTCGTCGAAGCGTATCCTGCGCCTGGCGGACTCGATCATCGGCCATAACAAGGACCAGCTCGAAAAGACGCTCTGGACGGAGAACGGAGACGGCACGCCCATCGTGTTGATGGAGGCGGTGTCGGAGAAGGACGAGGCGCAGAAGATCGAGCGACGCATCCGCGACCTGGGCGTACGCGCCGGCTACAGGCACACGGATTTTGCGGTCCTATACCGGACGAACGCGCAGAGCCGTTCGCTCGAAGATGCGCTCCGCCGCGGCGGCATCCCATACCGGGTGGTTGGGGGCACGTCGTTTTACCAGCGACGAGAGATCAAAGACGTGCTGGCCTACTTGCGGCTGGCCGTCAACCCGAACGACGTGGCGAGCCTCCGGCGGGTGATCAATTACCCTGTGCGCGGCATCGGAGCGAAGACCCAGGACGAGTTGTTTGCATTTGCCGAGCGTCAGGGGATTTCCGCCTGGGAGGCGCTGGAACGGCTGACGGAAGTAGGCCTGACGACGCGGACCCAGACGCTGGTCGGGGCGTTTCGGGACATGGTCAAGCCCTACATGCAGCGGGCATTCACCGAGCCGGCGGACGCCGTCGCGCGCGACCTGATCAAGGAAACCGGCATCCTGGCCGACCTGCGCGACGAAGGTACCCAGGAAGGGCTGGTCCGATGGGAAAACGTTCAGGAGCTCATCAACGCCATCGCCGAATTCACCGCGCAGGAGCGGGATGCGGCGTCGCTCAGTTCATTCTTGCAGCAGGTGTCGCTGTTTACCGACCAAGACGCGACCGACAGCCGCGACGAGCGGGTGACGCTGATGACGCTGCATGCGTCGAAGGGACTCGAATTCGAAGTGGTTTTTGTCGCCGGCCTGGAGGAGGGCCTGTTTCCGCTGGCGAATGCCTCGCAGGAGCGGAAGGAGCTGGAGGAAGAGCGCCGGCTGTTTTATGTCGGCGCGACCCGCGCCAAGGCGCACCTGTTTCTGTCGTTCGCGCGGAGCCGGTTCCGGTTTGGCGAGACGACGTCGAGTATCCGGAGTCGGTTTCTGGAAGAGGTGGACGCCAGCGTGCTGCTCACCGAGGCCGGCGAGACGCTCGAACAGAAGCCTAACCGGTTCCAGGTCACCGAAAAGCGCTCCATCGCCTACGAGCGGCTGGATCCACATTATTACCGCGAGAGCCT
This window of the Rhodothermales bacterium genome carries:
- a CDS encoding HAD family hydrolase, whose translation is MTADAPTPVRLFVSDIDGCVGEPYQAFHLPSINRLAKLARSGGRIGSSGRYPAFSLCSGRPFPYVEALSQTLGLVVPVIFESGGGMFDPISARVVWHPSFSDELREEVEALGRWMIAHCIPGTSLLFDFAKRTQPGMISPDPAEIIRWLPVVEERVARHHPRLTVHHTRVSIDVLPEGIGKRIGMAWMAEQLNVSLTDIAYIGDSGGDIETLAAVGTSFAPENAIDAVKSVVQRITAPRIAGVVEAYEACVTHNDRFETK
- a CDS encoding L,D-transpeptidase, which encodes MMIWTTIHLLILVTTALSGRFVADDEFADAKRLYYTIARDEMLHHAPNTAQAYLALPFREPLVMLERNPTWSKVRTRGGEQGYVPTASISNTWIRVSKQRKAVYVYRGTELVRKLPADFGANVVSDKIRRGNVSSPDDWRTPEGTFFVVSKNPNSKFYKAFVLNYPNAEDAERGYRDGLISKEQRDAIHRAEQRGDVPPMDTQLGGWIEIHGSGTGGGTNWTQGCIAIRNEQMDELWALVHEGTPVITEY
- a CDS encoding NfeD family protein → MRHWFFVALTALGALGFRAPVQAQPSTPAIFSEALGSGPAFVVPVEEMIDSALANYIARATAEAEAADASVIVYHIDTFGGLVDAADKIRKTILETSVPTVAYIDKNAASAGALISYAADRIVMAPGASIGAATVVEGGTGAVAAEKYQSYMRGLMRATAEANGRDPRIAEAMVDDSLAIEGISKAGELLTLSSNEALQFGVADAVVENLDTVLAALGVEAERTVNHHASRTERVLRFLGSPVLQSLLMLMMMGGLYFELQSPGIGFAGLAAAVGAALFFAPSYMLGLVESWEIVLFGIGVVLLVAEIFVLPGFGVAGIAGLILVVGSLFAALVGNVGFSFPDATSLTSAIATMAVTMVLLVVLIFSVGRFLPQSQRFNRLVLAPELSSADGYTSADTHEEWLGATGRALTPLRPSGMIELLVGEQTRRVDVVTSGEYILAGSAVRVVSVRGSRVEVQQVAAVGDGRETSRA
- a CDS encoding NfeD family protein; this translates as MEFLIPIALVAIGISLILVEVYLVPGFNVVGIIGMLFILFAVGHTFVEYGIGGGAVAFVGSSVVIGGLFYWLWQTGAWDRFILATSLRRDDQLIARESEDRSRVLGQKGVAVTPLRPTGIVEIDGRRIEVRTEGEFIAAGSEVRVVAMDRRQYFVRLANALSESNLP
- a CDS encoding energy transducer TonB is translated as MKYLPVRTPLVVLIALFLYAGCTTDSGIEYGPPAGWEGVGERWWLAGQDTSGFYPRMETLDDMALTDEDVVFLAPGEMAALRRNDRSQFERAVKRSLIRLFRNEPVIVDSLFEAEIKPMLPGVTFTNDPVQDVETFKRRAYKHLARFFREPRARLELGTDVPVVYPDSLREQGIGGAVVLQVRLDAEGTPFSVELIEGVHPVLDQIAMEATTRMRWLPAYLMVKKDWQPVPAWARFRISFSNSTSEG
- a CDS encoding nucleoside transporter C-terminal domain-containing protein produces the protein MTTLVFVLRGLFGIAVLVGIAYACSSNRRQVNWRLVGVGILLQLGFALVVLKTAPGRALFEFVGSVFARVLSFTSEGSRFIFGPLGIAPGQDGSIGYIFAFQVLPTIIFFGALMGMLYYLKLVQPVVRGIGVFMARTMKISGAESLATAANVFIGQTEAPLVIRPYIQAMTRSELMTLMTGGMATIAGGVLASYILFLGGDDPAQQAFFAGHLLSASIMSAPAAIVMAKIMVPETEAPSTTGHIEMEVPVQGSNVLEATADGAAEGLKLALNVAAMLLAFIALLAMLNYLLGLAGRPVLFGWEAYDLNAVIASWTNDRFTALSLQSIFAFIFAPIAWAMGVPTNEVLLFGSLLGEKIAVNEFIAYLSLGNLKAVLSERTTIIAAYALCGFANFSSIAIQIGGIGGIAPERRSDVAKLGIQAVIGGALASWMTATIAGMLIG
- a CDS encoding M1 family aminopeptidase → MTNRLRLASLLLLLAGPAGAQNAAFDALPVPAPTAYRSASGAPGEHYWQQRADYRIEAVLDPVTHRIEGTVTILYTNNSPHALDYLWLHLDQNLFAPNSRGARLHGADSRWRGAFEGGGMTVDAVTVSINGELAAIEPEIDDTRLRIPLQTPLLPGGAVAEVSMDFAFVVPEHGADRMGRLDVEQGPLYQIAQWYPRMAVYDDVEGWNAMPYLGQGEFYLEYGDFDVSLTAPSDFLVVATGELANPEEVYTDEQRRRLERAMTSDETIAIVEPGEVGRRESRPGGEGLLTWRFLASNVRDFAWAASPAFILDAASYNGILLLSAYPREGLGTTRAPGWERATDYLRHALKHHAETWHPYPYPTAITVAGRVRGMEYPMVIFCALDDRGQELYGVTDHEIAHTWFPMLVGSDERRYGWMDEGFATFITYFTNRAMYGDAAERLAWASPEYVADQMRAPLAAQPSMMPADHIQREAVGFLSYRKPAFGLLLLREYILGPDRFDAAFRTYIARWAYRHPQPADFFRTIEDATGEDLTWFWRGWFYGSAAFNPSLEPTEAAGRQSPPTFAIHQPNGVLLPIDVRFEYVDGTSETMRLSVDGYAQQDYIVVVARAAELRSVHIDPDHLLPDVDRSDNQWPR
- a CDS encoding UvrD-helicase domain-containing protein, with product MRQFRLEFDAEATPAPSIQADQILQGLNERQQEAVRATDGPVMIVAGPGSGKTRTLTHRIAYLLALNKARPYQILSLTFTNKAAREMKDRVEKLVGPELAGGMWMGTFHSIFARMMRVEAEALGYTRDFSIYDTEDAERIIRELMGSLNMDTRQFSPRSMLFLISSAKNHMVSPEEYQRLAATAQQDLAARIYKPYVETLKRANAMDFDDLLIKPIELFRLRADILEKYQNRWTYIHIDEYQDTNRAQYLLTKTLADRHRNICVVGDDAQSIYAFRGADIGNILSFQRDYPNASTIRLEQSYRSSKRILRLADSIIGHNKDQLEKTLWTENGDGTPIVLMEAVSEKDEAQKIERRIRDLGVRAGYRHTDFAVLYRTNAQSRSLEDALRRGGIPYRVVGGTSFYQRREIKDVLAYLRLAVNPNDVASLRRVINYPVRGIGAKTQDELFAFAERQGISAWEALERLTEVGLTTRTQTLVGAFRDMVKPYMQRAFTEPADAVARDLIKETGILADLRDEGTQEGLVRWENVQELINAIAEFTAQERDAASLSSFLQQVSLFTDQDATDSRDERVTLMTLHASKGLEFEVVFVAGLEEGLFPLANASQERKELEEERRLFYVGATRAKAHLFLSFARSRFRFGETTSSIRSRFLEEVDASVLLTEAGETLEQKPNRFQVTEKRSIAYERLDPHYYRESLTTPKPKPKPAKSGDRRVVYDETEGGRIVPGVVVEHEQFGEGKVLSMEGVGDQARAVVFFK